A portion of the Oncorhynchus nerka isolate Pitt River linkage group LG27, Oner_Uvic_2.0, whole genome shotgun sequence genome contains these proteins:
- the LOC115120845 gene encoding PR domain zinc finger protein 8-like: MEESSSQKLVWDGDAKAVQQCLTDIFTSVYTTCDIPENAIFGPCVLSHTSLYDSIAFVALKSTDKRTAPYIFRVDTSAANSTSEGLMWLRLVQSARDRDEQNLEAYVKNGQLFYRSLRRIEKDEELLVWYGKDLIELLLLLSAGKAPVKAKGSTPYSCPDCNQRFQFEFPFLAHLRFRCTKRLQSMAAGSVDEEVPSKEPSTERPNTNPTTTAPTRASPKLGRSDGDSAKPSTDFHNLARDLENSRTSPPSDREAEIRSESSGKRKFSDVEDRVRDGSRASLSLSQSHKSKEELASSAQNYRGVYGLEEKRRGPTFSPPGSGSTESGGEGKRSAFTEVKKSPQSLKTHGTSGGTKNLQSSNVENKDGGRPGPVNNPPQEKHLNIRQVLSETQPVQPQTRMEASPLGSAFTSVAQHGGGNSGERKSAFSQPSRHATSSFSQISPLVMTTPKLLDCHPAVGDTISSSRLYQADHLAAKLHGAELGANCPVPGAMSKQSPFLYAAAAATAFWPKSQGHIQLQMPSALTLLPPSFTSLCLPAQNWCAKCNASFRMTSDLVYHMRSHHKKEFAMEPMVKRRREEKLKCPICNESFRERHHLSRHMTSHN; encoded by the exons ATGGAGGAATCCAGCTCACAGAAGTTGGTTTGGGACGGAGACGCCAAAGCAGTGCAGCAGTGTCTAACGGATATATTCACCAGCGTTTATACCACATGTGACATTCCGGAAAATGCCATTTTCGGCCCTTGTGTTTTGAGCCACACGTCGTTGTATGACAGCATAGCCTTCGTAGCGCTCAAATCAACGGATAAACGAACGGCGCCTTACATATTCCGG GTGGACACGTCAGCAGCCAACAGCACGTCGGAGGGCTTGATGTGGCTGCGGCTCGTGCAGTCGGCGCGGGACCGGGACGAGCAGAACCTCGAGGCCTACGTGAAGAACGGACAGCTGTTCTACCGGTCTCTCCGGAGGATCGAGAAGGACGAGGAGCTGTTGGTCTGGTACGGGAAAGACCTGAttgagctgctgctgctgctcagtgcCGGTAAAGCGCCGGTCAAGGCCAAGG GGTCCACTCCCTACTCCTGTCCTGACTGCAACCAGCGCTTCCAGTTTGAGTTCCCCTTCCTGGCCCATCTGAGGTTCCGCTGCACCAAGAGACTACAGAGCATGGCGGCAGGCAGTGTGGACGAGGAGGTCCCCAGTAAGGAGCCAAGCACTGAGCGCCCTAACACCAACCCTACCACCACCGCACCCACCAGAGCTAGCCCTAAACTGGGCCGCTCGGATGGGGACAGCGCCAAACCCTCCACAGACTTCCATAACCTAGCCAGAGACCTCGAGAACAGTCGCACCAGTCCGCCGAGCGACCGTGAGGCTGAGATCCGCAGCGagagctctgggaagaggaagtTCTCCGATGTGGAGGACAGAGTGAGGGATGGTAGCAGGGCCTCTCTGAGTCTGTCTCAGTCTCACAAGTCTAAGGAGGAGCTGGCTAGCTCAGCACAGAACTATCGGGGAGTGTACGGCCTGGAGGAGAAACGACGAGGGCCGACGTTCTCCCCACCAGGGTCGGGATCCACTGAGTCAGGCGGTGAGGGTAAACGCAGCGCCTTCACAGAAGTCAAGAAGTCTCCACAGAGCCTAAAGACGCACGGTACCAGCGGCGGCACCAAAAACCTCCAGAGCTCCAACGTCGAGAACAAGGACGGCGGTCGGCCCGGCCCCGTCAACAACCCTCCCCAGGAGAAGCATCTCAACATCAGGCAGGTTCTGTCGGAGACTCAGCCTGTCCAGCCACAGACCCGCATGGAGGCCTCTCCGCTAGGGAGCGCCTTCACCTCCGTAGCCCAGCATGGTGGGGGGAACAGCGGAGAGAGGAAGAGCGCTTTCAGCCAACCCTCCCGCCACgctacctcctccttctcccagaTCTCTCCTCTGGTCATGACCACGCCTAAACTGCTGGACTGCCACCCGGCGGTGGGTGACACCATCTCCTCCTCTAGACTCTACCAGGCTGACCACCTGGCCGCCAAACTCCACGGCGCCGAGCTGGGCGCCAACTGCCCCGTGCCAGGCGCCATGTCCAAGCAGAGCCCGTTCCTCTACGCAGCGGCTGCTGCCACAGCCTTCTGGCCTAAGAGCCAGGGCCACATCCAGCTGCAGATGCCCTCAGCATTAACCTTACTCcccccctccttcacctctctgtGTCTGCCCGCCCAGAACTGGTGCGCCAAGTGCAACGCCTCCTTCAGGATGACCTCTGACCTGGTGTACCACATGAGGTCGCACCACAAGAAGGAGTTCGCCATGGAGCCGATGGTTAAGAGGAGGCGGGAGGAGAAACTCAAGTGTCCAATCTGTAACGAGTCGTTCAGGGAGAGGCACCACCTCTCGCGTCACATGACCTCCCACAATTGA